In a genomic window of Mucilaginibacter sp. KACC 22063:
- a CDS encoding RagB/SusD family nutrient uptake outer membrane protein gives MKFNKITYILLGLATVMTACKKSFLDEEPSTSVTVTESIKTTNDLADAVNGMYNVMKATTLFGRDIPVLGDLLADNTYVNVSNSGRYLLENNYQFIPTTAEPANIYSRAYYSILQANRIIYEGKKLPATSDNNQLIGEAYASRGLIYLELVNWFGAPYTVNPNASAVPVITQPSYATGFDIKLPRATVTAVYNQIISDLDSAYTLMPEAGTSFHATNSDYIAKYATKAIEARAYLYKGDYTNALTAAQLVVDKGGYSLAQNATTFSGYWSNPAAQTGKLETIFELNQNASSNLGNTGLDAIFSQAGYGDIQATDDLYKAYTATDLRRTLIVNGTRGGQQAWIINKFPNYSNTDKDETKIIRYAEVILTLAEAAARTNDQAKALTYLNQLAKLRDPSFAGYTSTGAQLITDILNERRKELAFEGLRFFDFTRLNMVINRPKQAYGYVSYPTVSLTDFRRILPIPQSAIDANSNLTQNPGY, from the coding sequence ATGAAATTTAATAAAATCACCTATATACTTTTGGGTTTGGCAACTGTAATGACAGCTTGCAAAAAAAGTTTCCTTGACGAAGAACCCAGTACATCTGTAACTGTAACAGAGTCCATAAAAACCACTAATGACCTGGCCGATGCTGTTAATGGTATGTATAACGTAATGAAAGCCACAACGCTTTTCGGACGTGATATACCAGTATTGGGCGATCTTCTTGCTGATAATACCTATGTTAACGTTTCAAACTCGGGACGTTACTTACTGGAAAATAACTATCAGTTCATACCCACAACTGCCGAACCAGCTAACATCTACTCAAGGGCCTATTATTCCATATTACAGGCAAACCGGATTATTTATGAAGGCAAGAAGCTTCCGGCTACAAGTGACAATAATCAATTGATAGGCGAAGCTTATGCATCAAGGGGTTTAATCTACCTGGAATTGGTTAACTGGTTTGGCGCACCATATACGGTAAACCCCAATGCCAGCGCTGTTCCTGTTATTACCCAACCGTCATACGCAACCGGTTTCGACATTAAACTGCCGAGAGCTACTGTTACTGCTGTATACAATCAGATTATCAGTGATCTGGATAGTGCCTATACACTTATGCCTGAAGCGGGAACATCTTTCCATGCAACCAATTCTGATTATATTGCAAAGTATGCTACCAAAGCTATCGAGGCAAGGGCTTATTTATATAAAGGCGACTATACGAATGCCCTTACCGCAGCACAGCTTGTTGTTGATAAAGGAGGATATAGCCTTGCTCAAAATGCAACTACGTTTTCAGGTTATTGGTCTAACCCGGCTGCACAAACCGGCAAGCTGGAAACAATTTTTGAATTAAACCAAAATGCATCAAGCAACTTAGGTAACACCGGCTTAGATGCCATTTTTTCTCAGGCTGGCTACGGCGATATTCAGGCAACTGACGATCTATATAAAGCTTATACTGCCACAGACTTAAGGAGAACCCTGATTGTAAACGGTACAAGAGGCGGTCAGCAGGCATGGATTATCAATAAGTTTCCGAACTATTCAAATACAGATAAAGACGAAACAAAAATCATCCGCTATGCCGAGGTTATTCTGACGCTGGCTGAAGCTGCTGCCCGTACAAACGACCAGGCAAAGGCGCTCACTTATTTAAACCAGTTGGCTAAGCTTCGTGATCCGTCATTTGCCGGTTACACCTCTACCGGTGCACAGCTTATTACCGATATTTTGAATGAGCGAAGAAAAGAACTGGCGTTTGAAGGATTACGTTTCTTTGATTTTACCCGTTTAAACATGGTGATCAACCGCCCTAAACAAGCGTACGGTTATGTTTCATATCCAACAGTTTCATTGACTGATTTCCGCAGAATACTTCCTATTCCGCAATCAGCAATTGATGCAAATAGTAACCTAACTCAAAATCCGGGTTATTAA